In Oryza sativa Japonica Group chromosome 11, ASM3414082v1, the following are encoded in one genomic region:
- the LOC4351088 gene encoding dormancy-associated protein 1, whose amino-acid sequence MLEKLWDDVVAGPRPETGLEKLRKAATTRPLVINKDGDGEASGAAYKRTQSMPTTPTTPVTPSSSSPTTTATTTPRGSNVWRSVFHPGSNLATKSLGANLFDRPQPNSPTVYDWLYSDETRSSHR is encoded by the exons ATGCTGGAGAAGCTGTGGGACGACGTGGTGGCCGGGCCTCGACCGGAGACCGGCCTGGAGAAGCTCCGCAAGGCCGCTACAACCCGCCCCCTTGTCATCAACAAAG atggcgacggcgaggcgagcggGGCGGCGTACAAGCGGACGCAGTCGATGCCGACGACCCCGACGACGCCGGTGACGCCGTCGTCTTCgtctccgacgacgacggcgacgacgacgccgcggggCAGCAACGTGTGGAGGAGCGTGTTCCACCCGGGGAGCAACCTCGCCACCAAGAGCCTCGGCGCCAACCTCTTCGACCGCCCGCAGCCCAACTCCCCCACCGTCTACGACTG GCTGTACAGCGACGAGACCAGGAGCAGCCATCGCTGA
- the LOC4351087 gene encoding uncharacterized protein — translation MAELVGYASSARGLIKMIMATVQTAKRNKKQCRELEERVRMVSAVLSRHRRHELQPSTTETTMAARLPPGAREAADGLDGVLREAHELAVAFSQSGGGGGKKTVRRRLVCWARRVVGARRDAERLASVLSRIDFYLSLYPAIAHADTACRVDRLLWTTTVNVVVSAAVAFAGFVVVSISMVSRKK, via the coding sequence ATGGCTGAACTAGTAGGGTACGCCTCCAGCGCGAGGGGACTGATCAAGATGATCATGGCCACCGTGCAGACGGCGAAGCGGAACAAGAAGCAGTGCCGGGAGCTGGAGGAGCGCGTCAGGATGGTCTCCGCCGTGctgagccgccaccgccgccatgagCTGCAGCCGAGCACGAcggagacgacgatggcggcgcggctgccgccgggggcgagggaggcggcggacgggctCGACGGCGTGCTCCGGGAGGCGcacgagctcgccgtcgcgttcagccagagcggcggcggcggcggcaagaagacggtgcggcggcgcctCGTCTGCTGGGCGCGGCGGGTGGTCGGCGCCCGGCGGGACGCCGAGAGGCTCGCCAGCGTCCTGAGCAGGATCGACTTCTACCTCTCGCTCTACCCCGCCATTGCCCACGCAGACACGGCGTGTCGCGTGGACCGGCTGCTGTGGACGACCACCGTGAAtgtcgtcgtctccgccgccgtcgccttcgccggGTTTGTTGTTGTCTCCATCTCCATGGTTTCACGCAAGAAATAA